One genomic window of Glycine soja cultivar W05 chromosome 9, ASM419377v2, whole genome shotgun sequence includes the following:
- the LOC114368748 gene encoding NF-X1-type zinc finger protein NFXL1-like produces MSSQLRRERRDWSRVPPQGATRQEWVPRGAAAASSNVAQPSNLHSNNNADAGSSNQGVAVAAPSSVSRARSNNHGNDSGSSNQGVAVAVVSVSHGRSNNHGTDAAGSSNQGVAIAALSVSRGRSNIHGNDAGSSNQGVAVAALPASRGRSNNHGTDAAGSSNQGVAIAALSVSCGRSNIHGHDAGSSNQGVAVAAPPASRGRSNNPRNDAGSSNQGLAVAPPVNRGRSNNQGKDSGPSSQGVAVAALASRGRSNNHGTHRMEKEKDKGNKSGSQVEKGLGVGVRYSSLPQLVQEIQEKLMKGTVECMICYEMVQRSAAVWSCSSCYSIFHLNCIKKWARAPISSDLSLSVEKNHELNWRCPGCQSVKFTSSKEIRYVCFCGKRIDPPSDLYLTPHSCGEPCGKPLQKVLVAGGNRDDLCPHACVLQCHPGPCPPCKAFAPPRLCPCGKKNITTRCSDRQSVLTCGQCCDKLLECGRHRCEHICHVGPCNPCKVPISATCFCSKKTEVFSCGDMSVKGEIEAKGGVFACGSYCLKKLGCGNHVCSEICHPGSCGECEFLPSRVKTCCCGKTRLENERQSCLDPIPTCSKVCGKLLHCGMHSCKEACHVGECPPCLVEVSQKCRCGSTSRTVECYKTTMENEKFLCEKSCGIKKNCGRHRCSERCCPFTNSNHYNTFSGDWAPHFCSMPCGKKLRCGQHSCECLCHSGHCPPCFQTIFNELACACGRTSIPPPLPCGTPPPSCQLPCSVPQPCGHSVSHSCHFGDCPPCSVPVAKECIGGHVVLRNIPCGSKDIRCNHPCGKTRQCGLHACGRTCHPPPCDSQSGVVQGFKAPCGQTCGAPRRSCRHTCMAPCHPSSPCPDIRCEFPVTITCSCGRVTANVPCDGGGSSSNYNADAIHEASIIQTLPAPLQPVDANGKKVPLGQRKLICDDECAKLERKRVLADAFDITAPNLDSLHFSDNSLSSELLSDFFRREPKWVLAVEERCKILVLGKSRGIGTAHGLKVHIFCPMLKEKRDAVRLIADRWKLAVNAAGWEPKRFIVISVTPKSKAPARVIGVKGTTTLNVPLPPAFDPLVDMDPRLVVSFPDLPRDTEINSLVLRFGGECELVWLNDKNALAVFHDPARAATAMRRLDYATVYQGAVLVAPNAGASAASSATNAWGGALPALKGNSWKKAVAQDSGWGDSGVGEEWTAGSVNIQPSVWKKEAPLAASLNRWNVLEQESSSSSSSTTIRADISGKKTENTGEEGGSKEEENLDATSEVVDDWEKAYE; encoded by the coding sequence ATGAGTTCTCAACTTCGGAGAGAAAGAAGGGACTGGTCCAGGGTTCCACCACAAGGTGCTACTCGTCAAGAATGGGTCCCCAGAGGGGCTGCTGCTGCGTCCAGCAATGTTGCTCAGCCATCAAATTTGCATTCAAACAACAATGCTGATGCTGGTTCTTCCAATCAAGGGGTGGCCGTCGCTGCTCCGTCGTCGGTGAGTCGCGCTAGAAGCAACAATCATGGGAATGATTCCGGTTCTTCCAATCAAGGGGTGGCCGTTGCTGTTGTGTCGGTTAGTCACGGTAGAAGCAACAATCATGGGACTGATGCTGCCGGTTCTTCCAATCAAGGGGTGGCCATTGCTGCTCTGTCGGTGAGTCGCGGTAGAAGCAACATTCATGGGAATGATGCTGGTTCTTCCAATCAAGGGGTGGCCGTTGCTGCTCTGCCAGCCAGTCGCGGTAGAAGCAACAATCATGGGACTGATGCTGCCGGTTCTTCCAATCAAGGGGTGGCCATTGCTGCTCTGTCAGTGAGTTGCGGTAGAAGCAACATTCATGGGCATGATGCTGGTTCTTCCAATCAAGGGGTGGCCGTTGCTGCTCCACCAGCCAGTCGCGGTAGAAGCAACAATCCCAGGAATGATGCTGGTTCTTCCAATCAAGGTTTGGCCGTTGCTCCGCCGGTGAATCGTGGTAGAAGCAACAATCAAGGGAAAGATTCTGGTCCTTCCAGTCAAGGGGTGGCTGTTGCTGCACTGGCGAGTCGTGGTAGAAGCAACAATCATGGGACTCATAGgatggaaaaggaaaaggataaGGGGAACAAGAGTGGGAGTCAGGTGGAGAAGGGATTGGGAGTGGGAGTCAGATACTCTAGTTTGCCTCAACTGGTGCAAGAGATTCAGGAGAAGCTCATGAAAGGTACTGTGGAGTGCATGATTTGCTATGAGATGGTCCAGAGGTCTGCGGCGGTTTGGTCTTGCTCCAGCTGTTACTCTATCTTTCACCTGAACTGCATCAAGAAGTGGGCTAGGGCACCAATTTCAAGTGATTTGTCCTTGTCTGTGGAGAAGAATCATGAGCTTAATTGGCGGTGTCCTGGTTGCCAGTCTGTGAAATTTACCTCTTCAAAGGAGATTAGGTATGTTTGCTTTTGTGGGAAGAGGATAGACCCTCCATCTGATTTGTATCTGACACCTCACTCGTGTGGAGAACCATGTGGGAAGCCTCTTCAGAAGGTGTTGGTTGCTGGAGGGAATAGGGATGATCTTTGCCCTCATGCTTGTGTCTTGCAATGCCATCCAGGACCATGCCCTCCCTGTAAAGCATTTGCTCCTCCTCGGTTGTGCCCTTGTGGGAAGAAAAATATTACCACCCGTTGCTCTGATCGGCAGTCTGTTCTTACCTGTGGACAATGCTGTGATAAACTTCTTGAATGTGGGCGGCATCGCTGTGAACACATTTGTCATGTGGGTCCATGCAATCCTTGTAAGGTTCCAATCAGTGCAACTTGTTTTTGCAGTAAAAAGACAGAGGTTTTTTCTTGTGGGGACATGTCTGTGAAGGGTGAAATTGAAGCAAAAGGTGGGGTTTTTGCTTGTGGTTCCTATtgtctaaagaaacttggttgtGGTAATCATGTCTGTAGTGAGATTTGCCATCCAGGAAGCTGTGGGGAATGTGAATTTTTACCTAGCCGGGTTAAGACATGCTGTTGTGGGAAAACAAGGTTGGAGAATGAACGCCAGAGTTGTTTGGATCCGATACCTACCTGCTCTAAAGTATGTGGCAAGCTGCTTCATTGTGGCATGCATAGTTGTAAAGAGGCATGTCATGTTGGGGAGTGTCCACCTTGCTTGGTTGAAGTTTCACAGAAGTGCCGTTGTGGCTCAACTTCCCGAACTGTGGAGTGCTATAAGACTACGATGGAGAATGAGAAATTTTTGTGTGAAAAGTCTTGTGGGATAAAAAAGAATTGTGGAAGGCATCGATGTAGTGAAAGGTGTTGTCCATTTACTAATTCAAATCATTATAATACCTTTAGTGGGGATTGGGCTCCTCACTTTTGTTCCATGCCATGTGGAAAGAAGCTAAGGTGTGGCCAGCATTCGTGTGAATGTCTGTGTCACAGTGGTCATTGTCCACCTTGTTTCCAAACAATCTTTAATGAATTGGCTTGTGCTTGTGGTAGGACTTCAATACCTCCTCCTCTACCGTGTGGCACACCGCCTCCCTCATGTCAGCTTCCGTGCTCAGTTCCTCAGCCATGTGGTCATTCAGTCTCACACAGTTGCCATTTTGGAGACTGCCCTCCTTGTTCAGTTCCTGTAGCAAAAGAATGTATTGGCGGGCATGTAGTTCTTAGAAACATACCTTGTGGTTCAAAGGATATCAGATGCAATCATCCCTGTGGGAAGACCAGGCAGTGTGGTTTACATGCATGTGGTAGAACATGTCACCCCCCACCTTGTGATAGTCAATCTGGTGTTGTGCAAGGTTTCAAAGCACCATGTGGCCAAACATGTGGTGCTCCAAGAAGAAGCTGCCGGCACACATGTATGGCTCCTTGTCACCCTTCATCTCCATGCCCAGATATAAGGTGTGAATTCCCTGTTACAATCACTTGCTCTTGTGGCCGTGTAACCGCAAATGTTCCTTGTGATGGTGGTGGTAGCAGTAGCAATTATAATGCTGATGCCATACATgaagcttccattattcaaacATTGCCTGCACCACTTCAACCAGTTGATGCAAATGGCAAGAAAGTTCCCCTAGGACAAAGAAAACTGATATGTGATGATGAATGTGCTAAGCTGGAACGCAAAAGGGTTCTCGCAGATGCTTTTGACATTACTGCTCCAAATCTGGACTCTCTTCATTTTAGTGATAACTCTCTTTCTTCTGAATTGCTTTCTGATTTTTTTAGGCGTGAGCCAAAATGGGTTTTAGCTGTTGAGGagagatgcaaaattttagttCTTGGCAAGAGTAGAGGAATAGgaactgcacatggtttaaaagTCCACATCTTTTGTCCCATGCTGAAGGAAAAAAGAGATGCAGTGAGATTGATTGCTGATAGATGGAAGCTTGCAGTCAATGCTGCTGGCTGGGAGCCAAAGCGATTTATTGTAATTTCTGTTACCCCAAAATCAAAGGCCCCAGCTCGTGTGATAGGGGTTAAGGGTACTACAACTTTAaatgtgcctcttcctcctGCATTTGATCCATTGGTTGATATGGACCCGCGACTTGTTGTCTCGTTTCCAGACTTACCAAGGGATACTGAAATTAATTCCTTGGTGTTGAGGTTTGGTGGCGAGTGTGAGCTTGTTTGGTTGAATGACAAGAATGCTTTGGCTGTTTTTCATGATCCTGCCCGAGCTGCAACTGCAATGAGGAGGTTGGATTATGCAACAGTTTATCAGGGAGCTGTTTTGGTTGCCCCGAATGCTGGGGCATCGGCGGCATCTTCAGCTACCAATGCCTGGGGAGGAGCTCTGCCGGCATTGAAAGGTAACTCATGGAAAAAGGCTGTGGCTCAAGACTCTGGTTGGGGAGATTCTGGGGTTGGTGAAGAGTGGACTGCTGGTTCTGTGAATATCCAGCCATCTGTTTGGAAGAAGGAAGCACCTCTGGCTGCTTCTTTAAATCGTTGGAATGTCTTGGAGCAGGAGTCAAGTTCAAGTTCATCGTCTACAACTATTAGAGCTGATATTTCTGGGAAGAAAACTGAAAATACTGGTGAAGAAGGTGGCTCAAAGGAAGAGGAAAACTTGGATGCAACTTCTGAAGTAGTTGATGATTGGGAGAAGGCTTATGAATGA